The following are encoded in a window of Citrobacter freundii genomic DNA:
- the infA gene encoding translation initiation factor IF-1: MAKEDNIEMQGTVLDTLPNTMFRVELENGHVVTAHISGKMRKNYIRILTGDKVTVELTPYDLSKGRIVFRSR, translated from the coding sequence ATGGCCAAAGAAGACAATATTGAAATGCAGGGTACCGTTCTCGATACGTTACCTAATACCATGTTCCGCGTAGAGTTAGAAAACGGTCACGTGGTTACTGCACACATCTCCGGTAAAATGCGTAAAAACTATATCCGCATCCTGACGGGAGACAAAGTGACTGTTGAACTGACCCCGTACGACCTGAGCAAAGGCCGCATTGTCTTCCGTAGTCGCTGA
- the aat gene encoding leucyl/phenylalanyl-tRNA--protein transferase, with amino-acid sequence MRLVQLSRNSIAFPSPEGALREPNGLLALGGDLSPARLLMAYQRGIFPWFSPGDPILWWSPDPRAILWPETFHLSRSMKRFHKHSPYRVTLNYAFSQVIEGCANDREEGTWITRDIVDAYHRLHELGHAHSIEVWRHNELVGGMYGVSQGTLFCGESMFSRQENASKTALLVFCAEFSQQGGKLIDCQVLNGHTASLGAVETPRREYLEHLSRLRQQRLPSHFWVPRTLFLPQE; translated from the coding sequence ATGCGCCTGGTGCAACTGTCCCGCAATTCTATCGCCTTCCCGTCACCGGAAGGCGCGTTACGCGAACCTAACGGTTTGTTAGCGCTGGGTGGCGATCTCAGCCCTGCCCGTCTGCTTATGGCGTACCAGCGCGGTATTTTTCCGTGGTTTTCTCCTGGCGACCCAATTCTTTGGTGGTCGCCCGATCCGCGCGCCATTTTGTGGCCTGAGACATTTCATCTTAGCCGTAGCATGAAGCGTTTTCATAAACACTCACCTTATCGTGTCACGTTAAATTACGCCTTTAGTCAGGTGATTGAAGGTTGTGCCAATGACCGCGAAGAAGGGACCTGGATAACGCGTGATATTGTTGACGCTTACCACCGCCTGCATGAATTGGGGCACGCGCATTCCATTGAAGTGTGGCGGCACAATGAATTAGTCGGCGGTATGTACGGCGTTTCGCAAGGCACGCTCTTCTGCGGTGAATCAATGTTCAGTCGTCAGGAAAATGCCTCAAAAACCGCGTTGCTTGTTTTTTGCGCTGAATTTAGCCAGCAGGGTGGGAAGTTAATTGACTGTCAGGTGTTAAATGGACATACAGCGTCGCTGGGCGCCGTCGAAACGCCGCGTCGGGAGTACCTTGAACACTTGAGCAGACTGCGCCAGCAGCGGTTACCCAGCCATTTTTGGGTACCCCGGACGTTATTTTTACCTCAGGAGTGA
- the cydC gene encoding heme ABC transporter ATP-binding protein/permease CydC translates to MRALLPYLTLYKRHKWMLTLGIILAIITLLASIGLLTLSGWFLSASAVVGVTGIYSFNYMLPAAGVRGAAITRTAGRYFERLVSHDATFRVLQHLRIYTFSKLLPLSPAGLARYGQGELLNRIVADVDTLDHLYLRVISPLVGAFVVIMVVTLGLSVLDLTLAITLGGIMLLTLFILPPLFYQAGKRTGQNLTHLRGQYRQQLTSWLQGQAELTIFGASVRYRAQMEATELQWHEAQRRQSELTALSQALMLLIGALAVIVMLWMASGGVGGNTQPGALIALFVFCALAAFEALAPVTGAFQHLGQVIASALRITELTEQKPEVTFPDAGSTVSEPITLTLRDVCFSYPGQAQNALDTLSLQAKPGEHVAILGRTGCGKSTLLQLLTRAWNPQHGEILFNDRAISTLSESTLRQSISVVPQRVHLFSATLRDNLLLAAPQASDDALSEILCRVGLEKLLEDDGLNAWLGEGGRQLSGGELRRLAIARAVLHDAPLMLLDEPTEGLDATTESQMLELISDVMRDKTVLMVTHRLRGLSRFNQIIVMDNGHIIEQGNHADLLARQGRYYQFKQRL, encoded by the coding sequence ATGCGCGCTTTGCTACCTTATCTGACGCTGTATAAACGTCATAAATGGATGTTAACGCTGGGAATTATTCTGGCGATCATCACGCTATTAGCCAGTATCGGCTTGCTGACACTTTCCGGTTGGTTCCTCTCCGCTTCCGCGGTGGTTGGCGTCACCGGGATTTACAGTTTTAACTATATGCTCCCCGCTGCCGGCGTGCGCGGTGCGGCGATCACCCGTACCGCAGGTCGTTATTTCGAGCGACTGGTCAGTCACGACGCGACATTCCGCGTGTTGCAGCACCTGCGTATTTATACATTTAGTAAGCTGCTGCCACTCTCTCCGGCGGGTCTGGCCCGTTATGGCCAGGGTGAACTGCTTAACCGCATCGTTGCGGATGTCGATACGCTTGATCACCTTTATCTGCGCGTCATCTCTCCGCTGGTTGGGGCATTTGTCGTGATTATGGTGGTGACGCTGGGTCTGAGCGTTCTCGATCTCACGCTGGCCATCACCCTCGGTGGCATCATGCTACTGACCTTGTTTATTTTGCCTCCGCTGTTTTATCAGGCCGGAAAACGCACCGGGCAAAACCTGACGCACCTGCGCGGGCAATATCGCCAACAGCTGACCTCCTGGCTGCAAGGCCAGGCCGAGCTGACCATTTTTGGCGCAAGTGTTCGCTATCGAGCACAAATGGAAGCCACAGAGTTACAGTGGCACGAAGCTCAGCGTCGCCAGTCCGAATTAACGGCGCTGTCTCAGGCCCTAATGCTGCTGATTGGCGCACTGGCCGTCATCGTGATGCTCTGGATGGCCTCGGGCGGCGTGGGAGGCAATACCCAGCCAGGTGCGCTGATTGCGCTGTTTGTGTTCTGCGCACTGGCCGCATTTGAAGCCCTGGCCCCGGTAACGGGTGCATTTCAGCACCTCGGTCAAGTGATCGCCTCTGCCCTGCGCATTACAGAACTGACGGAACAAAAACCGGAAGTCACTTTCCCCGACGCAGGATCGACAGTTTCTGAGCCGATCACCCTCACGCTGCGCGACGTTTGTTTCAGCTACCCGGGCCAGGCGCAAAATGCGCTGGATACCCTCTCCCTGCAAGCAAAACCCGGCGAGCATGTTGCGATTCTCGGCCGCACCGGCTGTGGAAAGTCCACCCTGCTACAACTGCTGACCCGCGCCTGGAACCCGCAACACGGTGAAATTTTGTTTAACGACCGCGCGATTTCAACTCTGAGTGAGTCAACGCTGCGTCAAAGCATCAGCGTCGTGCCGCAACGTGTGCACCTTTTTAGCGCCACATTACGCGACAACCTGCTGCTGGCCGCGCCGCAGGCCAGTGATGATGCATTATCCGAAATACTGTGCCGCGTTGGTCTGGAAAAACTGCTGGAAGATGATGGTCTCAACGCCTGGTTAGGTGAAGGGGGTCGTCAGCTTTCCGGCGGCGAACTCCGCCGTCTGGCAATCGCTCGCGCGGTACTCCACGATGCCCCGCTGATGCTGCTGGATGAACCTACCGAAGGACTGGACGCTACCACCGAAAGTCAAATGCTTGAATTGATTAGTGATGTCATGCGAGATAAAACGGTATTGATGGTGACGCATCGCCTGCGCGGGCTATCGCGTTTTAATCAAATAATAGTGATGGACAACGGACACATTATTGAGCAAGGTAATCACGCAGATCTGTTAGCCAGGCAGGGGCGTTATTACCAGTTTAAGCAACGTCTGTAA